TGCGCTTTTTATCCGCGCCGATCCGCGTGAAACAAAGAAAAACAAGGAGGAAAATATGGATTGCGACCTGATCAAAGCATTGGCCCGGGAACTGGCCACCAAGGTGAACAAGGTGGTGGACATCCCGCTGGTGGGCGAGGAAGACGAACAGAGCTTCTTCGAACTGATCATCCTGATCCTGCTCGAGCTCATCTTTGCCAAGCTGGGCTTTGAGCTGAAAGTGGAGAAGTGATGTTCAAAGGGCAAAAGGGGAAAAGGGCAAAAGGGACGCTGCGCCCCTTCCGAGCCCCCCCATGGTGAGAAAAAACACTTCACAAAAGAGGCAACTGATAAAGAACTGGATCCCGGGTCAGGCCCGGGATGACAAGAAGGGCCCGGGGCTGGGTTTTCCGGCTCCGGGCTTCTTTTACCTACGGATTCGACGGATCATACGGATTGGACGGATTATTTGACCATATTCGCCGTGCCTTCCATTGGCTTGACCTTCAATCTGCGTGATCTGCGGGATCTGCGTGCTTATCCCTTCAAATCTGTGAGATCTGTGAAATCTGTGTGAGGCTCCCCCTTTCCCCCTATTGCCCTTAAAAATCCAAAGCCGTTAAGCTGAAACTTGGGTTACAAAGGCAGCGAGATCCTTTTACCGGTTTTGGCGGAGAGATAGATGGCCTGGATGATCTCGACCGATTTGCGTCCGTCGCGCCCGTCGGTGGAGGGATCGCCGCGGTTGAGGAGGACGTCGATCACGTTGCGGTAATAGGGGTTGTGGCCGAAGCCATAGACGTTGGGGGGCTGGTAATTGGAGTCGAGGGCGAGTTTGTCGTCATCGTCGTAGTCCTCGAATTCCCATTTCTCGATCTTGTTCACCGCCACGCCACCGATCTTGACGGTGCCCTTCTCGCCGATGATGGTGATGGAGCCCTCGAAATTTTTTGGATACGTGAGCATGGTGACGTTGATGGTGGCGATGAGGCCGTCGCGGAAATGGAGGATGGCGCAGCCGGTGTCCTCGGCTTCGATGCGCCGGGCCATGGTCGAGGTGTAGGACATGACGCTGTCCACATTGCCGAGCAGCCAGTAGAGCCCGTCCACATAATGGCTGGCCTGGTTCATGAAGGCCCCGCCGTCGAATTCCCAGGTCCCGCGCCACTTTTCGGCGTCGTAATAGGCTTGGGGGCGCTGCCAGAAAACATTTGACTGGGCGATGTAGATCCTGCCGAAACGGCCTTTTTGGATGGCGTGCTTGAGCAGCTGCATGGTGCTGTTGAGGCGGTTCTGCTTCACCACGAAGAGCTTGACCTTGTTGGCGTCGCAGGCGTGGATCAGCTTGTCCGCGGATTCGACGTTGATGGCCATCGGCTTTTCGGTGATGACGTGCTTCTTGCGTTTGGCCACCTCGATCCCCATCTGCGGATGCAGGCCGCTGGGGGTGCAGATGCTCACCGCGTCCAACTGCTCTTTCTCCAGCATTTCCAGATAATCGGTGTAGACGCTTTTGATGCCGTAGGTTTCCGCCACAGTCTGCGCTTTCTCCGGGATGAGGTCCGCCACCGCCACAAATTCCGCTTCCGGGATCTGCGACACAGCGTCGAAGTGGTTCTTGGAGATCCTTCCGCAACCGATCAGGCCCAATCTGATTTTATCCATTAACTGCTCCACTTTGCGAATGTTGATATTGGCGTGGCGAATTTCCGCCCGCTGCTGATGTTCAATAGCATACACCATAATTGGCGGGGCTGATTTTTGTAAAGCTATTTATTCCGGCGCGGAGGCTGGCGGCGGAAAAGAGTTATTGACAAAAACCGCCCCGCCGGCCGCTTTGAAACCATGCAAGAGGATAAATGAAGAAACTGCTGATTATCACGGATATGTATCCGCACGAGGCCAAAACCGCGTCCGGGACCTTTGTCCAGATGCAGGCGGAACATCTGGCAAACTGGTATGAGGTCAAGGTCGTGGCCACATTTTTCCCGGCGGAACACAAAGTTGTTGCGAGCCGGGAACAAAATTATGAGCTGGTGAGCATAGATTGGCCGGTACGGGTGTTTTTCCCGCTCAACGCCTTGAACTACCGGCGCCATGCCCTGCCGGCGATACGCAAGGTGATCCGGGAATGGGAGCCCGACCTCATCCATGTGCATGATTGCCGCCACCTTCCGGAGCTTTTTTGCCTGAGCAGGGCCCTGAGGAAGTTACCCGGCCGGAAGTTCCTCAGCGTCCATGCCGTCAAGACCCTGCCAGAGATGGCCGAAACACCCCTGCACGCCGTGTTTTACCGGCTGGCGCTGGGATCCGCCTACCGGGGCTGGGACCACGTGTTTTGCGTCAATGAGGGACTGCGCCAGCGCCTGGGCAAGTATGTGCCGCTCTCCCGCAGTTCCAACATCGGCAACGCGGTCACGGCAATCCCGGATCGCGAGGTGCCCCGGGAACTCGTGGACTGGCTCCACCCCGGCAGCTTTAAGATCATCAGCGTGGGCCGGCTGGTTGAAAGCAAGGGATTTGACCTGCTGATCAAAGCCGCCGCCGGATTGATCAGGCAGGGGCACGACCTTCAGGTGATGATCGTCGGAGAGGGCAGGGAAAAGGCAGCTCTGGCAAGGCTTGTTGAACAACTGGGCTTGAGCGGTTCTGTGCGTGTGACCGGCGCTC
This genomic stretch from Candidatus Syntrophosphaera sp. harbors:
- a CDS encoding Gfo/Idh/MocA family oxidoreductase produces the protein MDKIRLGLIGCGRISKNHFDAVSQIPEAEFVAVADLIPEKAQTVAETYGIKSVYTDYLEMLEKEQLDAVSICTPSGLHPQMGIEVAKRKKHVITEKPMAINVESADKLIHACDANKVKLFVVKQNRLNSTMQLLKHAIQKGRFGRIYIAQSNVFWQRPQAYYDAEKWRGTWEFDGGAFMNQASHYVDGLYWLLGNVDSVMSYTSTMARRIEAEDTGCAILHFRDGLIATINVTMLTYPKNFEGSITIIGEKGTVKIGGVAVNKIEKWEFEDYDDDDKLALDSNYQPPNVYGFGHNPYYRNVIDVLLNRGDPSTDGRDGRKSVEIIQAIYLSAKTGKRISLPL
- a CDS encoding glycosyltransferase is translated as MKKLLIITDMYPHEAKTASGTFVQMQAEHLANWYEVKVVATFFPAEHKVVASREQNYELVSIDWPVRVFFPLNALNYRRHALPAIRKVIREWEPDLIHVHDCRHLPELFCLSRALRKLPGRKFLSVHAVKTLPEMAETPLHAVFYRLALGSAYRGWDHVFCVNEGLRQRLGKYVPLSRSSNIGNAVTAIPDREVPRELVDWLHPGSFKIISVGRLVESKGFDLLIKAAAGLIRQGHDLQVMIVGEGREKAALARLVEQLGLSGSVRVTGALDNPLVRNLYGFFDTFALPSYRESFGVVYLEAMSAGIPIVGVKGQGIDGIVEDGSTGVLTPPQSLPELEKALLWLRQHPEEAQEIARKGRELAQRDYGMDALIAKLRERYEA